In a single window of the Maniola jurtina chromosome 4, ilManJurt1.1, whole genome shotgun sequence genome:
- the LOC123864156 gene encoding exosome complex component RRP4, which translates to MTGHVSIRLASERVNHCVASSNDIPRFYTPGEVITGMQDFMRGHGTYVEDDCLKSSVAGVMQKVNKLICVRPLKSRYVGEIGDVVVGRVVEVQQKRWKVETNSRLDSILQLSAVNLPGGELRRRSAEDEQMMRKHLTEGDLISAEVQSVFTDGSLSLHTRSLKYGKLSQGVLVKVFPSLIKRRKNHFHNLPCGVSIIIGNNGFIWISPQPPNMLTEADKDEVTNYEMQPVDRSNREILARIKNCIAALVASKMMLDDTSIMFAFEESLKYEGVKEMLAPEAMLDIAFLAQHRLNNIMEE; encoded by the exons ATGACGGGCCATGTTTCCATAAGACTCGCATCTGAACGAGTTAATCATTGCGTTGCCTCAAGCAATGATATACCCAGGTTTTATACGCCAGGAGAGGTTATAACTGGAATGCAAGATTTCATGCG CGGTCATGGAACCTATGTTGAAGATGATTGCCTCAAGTCCTCAGTTGCGGGTGTGATGCAAAAAGTTAACAAACTGATATGTGTACGGCCCTTGAAGAGTCGGTATGTGGGTGAAATAGGTGATGTTGTGGTTGGCCGAGTGGTTGAAGTGCAGCAGAAAAGGTGGAAAGTGGAAACAAATTCTCGACTGGATTCAATACTCCAGTTGTCTGCTGTGAATTTGCCTGGTGGAGAGTTG CGTCGCAGATCTGCAGAGGATGAACAAATGATGAGGAAGCATTTAACAGAAGGTGATCTGATTAGTGCTGAGGTTCAAAGTGTTTTCACTGATGGCTCATTGTCGCTACACACTAGAAGCTTAAAGTATGGCaag TTATCCCAAGGTGTGTTAGTCAAAGTATTCCCATCACTAATCAAGCGTCGAAAGAATCACTTTCACAACTTACCATGTGGCGTGTCCATTATAATTGGCAACAACGGGTTCATATGGATCAGTCCGCAGCCACCAAACATGTTGACCGAAGCCGATAAAGATGAAGTTACCAACTATGAGATGCAG CCGGTTGACAGATCAAATAGAGAAATATTAGCAAGAATAAAGAACTGTATAGCAGCTCTGGTTGCGTCTAAAATGATGCTCGACGACACCAGCATAATGTTTGCCTTTGAAGAGAGCCTGAAGTACGAGGGAGTGAAGGAGATGCTGGCGCCGGAAGCGATGCTCGACATAGCCTTCCTAGCACAACAcagactaaataatattatggaagaGTGA
- the LOC123864165 gene encoding mediator of RNA polymerase II transcription subunit 18: MAANAPPMTATDSLSQAVKANIIHNQEYLLQGSVLDSAVEVLLHRLRGLCDNVDAGPETFDDQEVCFILRDPNQQALPSMLRVRKALDARDMPYQLRYIGQADGEKNRPTVLRSVLDIACSGMLFEFLNELGCRIEYEYSVKGYMFRKGRMKITVAKVFKIPQSSMAPEPISQSYLVELSVLAPTGQDAIGEDMRAFADQLRPLVQLDKIDYKRLSHMAGQ; encoded by the exons ATGGCAGCCAATGCACCTCCTATGACTGCAACCGACAGTTTATCACAAGCAGTGAAAGCAAATATAATACACAATCAGGAATATTTATTGCAG GGTTCAGTTTTGGATTCAGCCGTTGAAGTCCTGCTGCACCGGCTCCGTGGGCTCTGTGACAATGTTGACGCAGGGCCAGAGACCTTCGATGATCAGGAAGTTTGCTTTATATTACGGGATCCTAATCAACAG GCACTACCCTCAATGTTGCGAGTTCGAAAAGCGTTAGATGCAAGAGACATGCCTTACCAGTTGAGGTACATTGGCCAAGCGGACGGTGAGAAGAACAGACCAACTGTGTTGCGGAGTGTCCTGGACATTGCATGCAGTGGCATGCTGTTTGAATTCCTCAATGAACTGGGCTGTAGAATCGAGTATGAATATAGTGTCAAAG GTTACATGTTCCGGAAAGGTCGGATGAAGATCACAGTAGCGAAAGTGTTCAAGATACCACAGAGCTCCATGGCCCCTGAGCCCATATCACAAAGCTACCTAGTGGAATTATCT gtGCTGGCGCCCACAGGCCAAGATGCAATAGGAGAGGACATGCGCGCCTTCGCCGACCAGCTCCGGCCGCTCGTGCAGCTCGACAAGATCGACTACAAGCGGCTCAGCCACATGGCCGGCCAATAG
- the LOC123864176 gene encoding uncharacterized protein LOC123864176 yields MFVKNLWFLCIIFYICKGESLLKFKKPPKEGQRCGICPTYMQKLCGFDFQTNQTYIFDNVCIMDLFNCIHGTEFIKLNYENCIYFGNFAYVHGLKHEDYDYDEDHITIINSKKNPDFVRRRH; encoded by the exons ATGTTTGTTAAAAATCTGTGGTTTCTTTGCATCATATTTT ATATATGCAAAGGTGAATcacttttaaagtttaaaaagccaCCAAAAGAAGGTCAAAG GTGCGGAATATGTCCGACATACATGCAGAAGCTGTGCGGATTCGATTTCCAGACCAATCAGACCTACATTTTTGATAATGTATGCATTATGGATTTATTTAATTGCATTCATGGTACAG AATTCATTAAGTTAAACTATGAAAATTGTATATACTTTGGCAACTTTGCGTACGTCCATGGCTTAAAACATGAAGATTATGACTACGATGAAGACCATATAACTATAATTAATTCAAAGAAGAATCCAGATTTTGTGCGCCGAAGACACTGA